In Nitrospira sp., a single genomic region encodes these proteins:
- a CDS encoding LPP20 family lipoprotein, with product MIGRIPVRVPTFFIWTVSLLLVGCSLFGGRAKPAWVNGMSHEYPPEQYLTGVGQSDRSATAEDQAYAALARVFKTEVSAQAKDWESYLVVEQRGQSRDERRLTVDNLTKVSTDKVLENVRIADRWFDSKKQLHYALAVMQRAQAETAFMEKIAELDRAIQADVDDAHRSADPLAKVRGLRRAAHNLVLRETYNADLRVVRPSGQGIGSPYRVNELTMELEQFLATNLLFAIEVTGDQAQAAQRALSEGLIREGLQIVDRPAADAASGGASGGPAPELLLRGFVRVWPIDVRDPQFMYVRWCGDFEVVEVKGQRLVGAIAKGGREGHLSEREATAKAVRVMQQELSSDVAKAIAGHIYGESELPVEAARPAGCPREGAGAKPAAATH from the coding sequence ATGATCGGTCGGATACCCGTGCGGGTGCCCACATTCTTCATCTGGACGGTCAGTCTGCTGCTCGTCGGATGTTCCTTGTTCGGCGGGCGGGCCAAACCGGCATGGGTCAATGGGATGAGCCACGAGTATCCGCCCGAACAGTATCTCACCGGCGTCGGGCAGTCCGACAGGAGCGCGACGGCGGAAGATCAGGCCTATGCGGCCCTGGCCCGCGTGTTCAAGACGGAGGTCTCAGCCCAGGCAAAAGACTGGGAATCGTATCTGGTCGTCGAGCAGCGGGGACAGAGCCGAGACGAGCGGCGTCTGACCGTCGACAATCTCACCAAGGTCTCTACGGACAAAGTGCTCGAAAACGTCAGAATCGCCGACCGGTGGTTCGATTCGAAGAAACAGCTGCACTATGCCCTGGCGGTCATGCAGCGGGCACAGGCCGAGACGGCCTTCATGGAGAAAATCGCCGAGCTGGATCGGGCCATTCAAGCCGACGTCGATGACGCCCACCGGTCGGCGGACCCATTGGCCAAGGTCCGCGGGCTGCGGCGAGCGGCGCACAACCTCGTGCTCCGCGAAACCTACAACGCGGACCTCCGTGTCGTCCGGCCGAGCGGACAGGGGATCGGGTCTCCCTATCGGGTGAATGAATTGACGATGGAATTGGAGCAGTTTCTGGCGACCAACCTGTTGTTCGCGATCGAGGTGACCGGCGATCAGGCTCAGGCCGCGCAGCGGGCCCTCAGCGAAGGCCTGATCCGCGAAGGTCTGCAGATCGTGGACCGTCCCGCCGCGGATGCGGCTTCGGGCGGCGCGTCGGGAGGCCCCGCGCCGGAGTTGCTGTTGCGCGGCTTCGTCAGGGTCTGGCCGATCGACGTGCGCGATCCGCAGTTCATGTACGTCCGCTGGTGCGGCGACTTTGAAGTCGTGGAGGTGAAGGGACAGCGGCTGGTCGGCGCCATTGCAAAGGGTGGAAGAGAGGGACACCTGTCGGAGCGGGAGGCGACGGCCAAGGCGGTTCGCGTGATGCAACAAGAGTTGTCGTCCGATGTGGCCAAGGCGATCGCCGGCCACATCTATGGAGAATCCGAGTTGCCGGTGGAGGCGGCCCGCCCCGCCGGCTGTCCGCGTGAAGGGGCCGGAGCGAAGCCGGCGGCAGCAACGCACTAA
- the proC gene encoding pyrroline-5-carboxylate reductase yields MLQHTARVGFIGAGNITQSLIAGLLHAKLVLPSHLIASDIDPAARDAVSGTYHVATTAGNSEAAEGADVLVLAVEPQVLDHVLTEIADIVQEKTLIVSVAAGYPIARIARHLRGVKRKKIVRAMPNTPAAIREGVTAIACDDDVPADELATARSLFESIGHVVTVPERLLDAVTGLSGSGPAYVYIMTEALADGGVKMGLPRHTAQLLAAQTVVGAARLLLASGEHPGVLKDRVASPGGTTIAGIHALELGRFRATVTSAVEAAAKRSAELGFENQ; encoded by the coding sequence ATGCTGCAGCATACCGCAAGAGTCGGATTCATCGGGGCGGGGAACATCACCCAATCCCTCATTGCGGGTCTGCTCCATGCGAAACTGGTCCTTCCCTCGCATTTGATCGCCTCGGACATCGATCCGGCCGCGCGCGACGCCGTCAGCGGGACGTACCACGTTGCGACTACGGCTGGGAACTCCGAAGCGGCCGAGGGCGCCGATGTGCTTGTGCTGGCCGTCGAGCCGCAGGTGCTCGACCATGTCCTGACGGAGATCGCCGATATCGTCCAGGAGAAGACCTTGATCGTCTCGGTGGCCGCAGGGTATCCCATCGCGCGCATCGCCCGCCATCTACGCGGCGTGAAACGGAAAAAGATTGTCCGCGCCATGCCCAACACGCCGGCCGCTATTCGGGAGGGAGTCACGGCCATCGCCTGCGACGACGACGTGCCGGCCGACGAGTTGGCGACGGCGCGGTCTCTGTTCGAATCGATCGGACACGTCGTGACAGTGCCGGAACGGCTGCTGGATGCCGTGACTGGGCTCAGTGGGAGCGGGCCCGCCTATGTCTACATCATGACCGAGGCCCTAGCGGACGGAGGCGTGAAGATGGGGCTCCCGCGCCACACGGCCCAGCTGCTGGCCGCGCAGACGGTGGTGGGCGCCGCACGGCTGTTGCTGGCGTCCGGCGAGCACCCCGGCGTACTGAAGGACCGAGTCGCGTCGCCGGGCGGGACCACCATCGCAGGCATTCACGCCTTGGAACTGGGACGATTTCGCGCCACCGTGACATCGGCGGTCGAGGCGGCGGCGAAACGATCGGCAGAGCTGGGTTTCGAAAATCAGTGA
- a CDS encoding penicillin-binding protein activator LpoB, whose translation MGISGGRRCGGAAAAAVLCLGFLTLAGCGSETKITRVDTGVVTDLSGRWNDTDSRMVAETMVKEALDYPWLNNFNQAKNRPPVVVVGTVLNNSHEHINVQTFVMDLQRELTNSQKVTFVANKGEREEVRNERKEQAMYASEDTQKAPGKEIGADFMMKGTIATILDEAEGTKATFYQVDLQMVDLESNAKVWFGQKKIKKVIEKKRTVF comes from the coding sequence ATGGGGATCTCAGGTGGGCGGAGGTGTGGCGGCGCGGCAGCAGCGGCCGTGTTGTGCCTCGGGTTCTTGACCCTGGCCGGCTGCGGAAGCGAAACGAAAATCACCCGTGTGGATACAGGCGTGGTCACCGATCTCAGCGGCCGCTGGAACGACACCGATTCCCGCATGGTAGCCGAGACCATGGTGAAGGAAGCGCTCGACTATCCCTGGCTGAACAACTTCAACCAGGCCAAGAACCGTCCGCCTGTGGTGGTGGTGGGCACGGTGCTCAACAACAGCCACGAGCACATCAACGTGCAGACCTTCGTCATGGATCTCCAGCGCGAACTGACGAACTCCCAAAAGGTGACGTTCGTGGCCAACAAGGGCGAGCGGGAGGAAGTCCGCAACGAGCGGAAGGAACAGGCGATGTACGCCAGTGAAGATACGCAGAAGGCTCCCGGAAAGGAAATCGGCGCCGATTTCATGATGAAGGGCACCATCGCCACGATTCTCGACGAGGCCGAAGGCACCAAAGCCACGTTCTACCAGGTGGATCTCCAGATGGTGGATTTGGAAAGCAACGCCAAAGTTTGGTTCGGGCAGAAAAAAATCAAGAAAGTGATCGAAAAGAAACGCACCGTTTTCTAA
- a CDS encoding type II toxin-antitoxin system VapC family toxin, with amino-acid sequence MPYYYFDSTALVKRYSMERGTRIVNKLMVKRGKVAILPTWTVTELYSSFSNRAQQGEITRDDCYSVIHKFERESVEGLFQFIVPTMQTYLATKELVMEYPFLRAQQVMHLALALELKPLRLTVVSADVQLLAASKTAGLHIINPEED; translated from the coding sequence ATGCCGTACTACTACTTCGACTCGACCGCCCTGGTGAAACGCTACAGCATGGAGCGCGGCACCCGCATCGTGAACAAGTTGATGGTCAAGCGCGGCAAGGTGGCGATTCTGCCGACCTGGACCGTCACGGAACTGTATTCCTCCTTTTCCAACCGGGCGCAGCAAGGAGAGATCACGAGGGACGACTGCTACTCCGTGATCCACAAATTCGAACGCGAATCCGTCGAAGGCTTGTTTCAGTTCATCGTCCCGACGATGCAGACCTACCTGGCCACCAAGGAATTGGTGATGGAGTACCCGTTCCTTCGCGCGCAACAGGTGATGCATCTGGCGCTGGCGCTGGAACTGAAGCCGCTCCGGCTGACGGTCGTCAGCGCGGACGTTCAGCTGCTCGCGGCCAGCAAGACAGCCGGGCTGCACATCATCAATCCGGAAGAAGACTAA
- a CDS encoding HEAT repeat domain-containing protein: MPVRILIGLLSVLTLLPGPSWARRESFTEQQKQQVKKIDRVLLEVIALTDKGPADTAPFQDLISKRLREFGYTVVTDPARPHDVLVQVKCEQRKTWEGTTKMGSDADLPDSPSRLWKGPACQLIYFLDGKRMGWHKEVRTEFADSEQAAAAAKAEDAGAYAMSQLRERLDDYDFPALITAEWGQEERLFKLYDDPATPVARKVRLVGLFGYLFSNEAVPRLLAGLKGPDLDIAKASALALGNIGQKDAVPALVETMQTGRPELRPSAAKALGILGALHGDFSIVDPLLETLKTTDDPALKTEIVWALGKLPDRRAHEPLLALQKSLYKVRENDADPKMVKLKEAVNWSIKQIDTWEYLQ; this comes from the coding sequence ATGCCCGTGCGAATCCTTATCGGCCTGTTGTCCGTTCTGACCCTCCTCCCCGGTCCAAGCTGGGCCCGCCGCGAATCGTTCACCGAGCAGCAGAAACAGCAGGTCAAGAAGATCGACCGGGTGCTCCTGGAGGTCATCGCCCTGACCGACAAGGGACCGGCCGATACGGCGCCGTTCCAGGACTTGATCTCGAAGCGGCTGCGCGAGTTCGGGTACACCGTGGTGACGGATCCGGCCCGGCCGCATGACGTACTGGTGCAGGTCAAATGCGAGCAGCGAAAGACGTGGGAAGGTACGACAAAGATGGGCAGCGACGCGGATCTCCCCGACTCGCCGTCCCGCCTGTGGAAAGGTCCGGCCTGCCAGCTGATCTATTTCCTGGACGGCAAGCGAATGGGATGGCACAAGGAGGTGCGGACGGAGTTTGCGGACTCGGAGCAGGCGGCCGCCGCGGCAAAAGCGGAAGACGCGGGAGCCTACGCGATGAGTCAGTTGAGGGAACGCTTGGACGACTACGACTTCCCGGCGCTCATCACGGCCGAATGGGGACAGGAAGAGCGCCTGTTCAAGCTGTACGACGATCCGGCGACGCCCGTGGCGCGGAAGGTCAGGCTGGTGGGTCTGTTCGGCTATTTGTTTTCCAACGAGGCGGTCCCGCGCCTGCTGGCCGGTCTCAAGGGCCCCGATCTCGACATCGCCAAGGCTTCGGCATTGGCGCTGGGTAACATCGGCCAGAAGGACGCGGTGCCGGCTCTGGTCGAGACGATGCAGACCGGTCGTCCGGAGTTGCGGCCGTCAGCGGCCAAAGCCCTGGGCATTCTGGGAGCCCTGCACGGCGACTTCAGCATCGTCGATCCTCTCCTCGAGACTCTCAAGACGACGGACGACCCGGCGCTCAAGACCGAGATCGTCTGGGCTTTGGGCAAACTGCCCGACCGGCGTGCGCACGAACCGCTGCTGGCGCTCCAGAAGTCCCTCTACAAGGTGCGGGAGAACGACGCCGACCCGAAAATGGTTAAGCTGAAGGAAGCGGTGAACTGGAGCATCAAGCAGATCGATACCTGGGAGTATCTGCAGTAG
- a CDS encoding tetratricopeptide repeat protein — protein MSPRFASRARSLLRSLCSCLLLVSAASSAWAQIGKPEGLYYKSWAVVIGIENYVVAPKLPGARADGKAMAEVLRGLGFEEVVELYDNDASFRRLQQLLSDFLPRKVGRQDRLVIYFVGHAGVTRDQSGNDVGYLVPWDAQPNNVSKAVTFDQLKEFSRRSASKHTLLLLDVAVRGWEVSVAQPLSLEGRVAPEDDQEKRAVQVLTAGDKGETVIRTQDRSLFVQVLAKGMSGAADLDKNGWLMASELGRYTAQQIREQSKGTQHPLFTQLEGDGDTILIEGRKAAFRLGGEPQSPAERKQAAKLQYEQAFALLQTGKSADEALERLNRAVEYDPEFGDAYVLKSYVQLEVLPDLDEALAAGKLAVQHAPKNPDSHYTLGLIYEKRGQYPEAERAMLDALAVNPTYVDVYFSLGVLYEDELKNNQKAVEAFQRYLELGGNHVRAREAVARGNQSVPARP, from the coding sequence ATGTCGCCACGGTTTGCCAGTCGCGCCCGCAGCCTCCTTCGCTCGCTGTGTTCCTGCCTGCTTCTCGTCTCGGCCGCATCTTCCGCCTGGGCTCAAATAGGAAAACCGGAGGGGTTGTACTACAAATCCTGGGCGGTCGTGATCGGAATCGAAAACTACGTGGTCGCCCCCAAGCTGCCCGGCGCAAGAGCAGACGGCAAGGCGATGGCTGAGGTCTTGCGCGGGCTGGGCTTTGAAGAGGTGGTGGAGCTGTACGACAATGATGCCAGCTTCCGCCGCCTCCAGCAGCTGCTGTCGGATTTTCTTCCCCGCAAGGTCGGCCGTCAGGACCGTCTCGTCATCTATTTCGTCGGCCATGCGGGAGTGACGCGGGACCAATCAGGCAACGACGTGGGCTATCTGGTCCCTTGGGATGCGCAGCCCAACAACGTGTCCAAAGCGGTGACCTTCGATCAGCTCAAGGAATTCAGCCGCCGCAGCGCCTCGAAGCACACACTCTTGCTGCTCGACGTGGCCGTGCGAGGCTGGGAGGTCAGCGTCGCGCAGCCTTTGTCGCTGGAAGGGCGCGTCGCACCGGAGGACGATCAGGAAAAGCGGGCGGTTCAGGTCTTGACGGCGGGAGACAAGGGGGAGACGGTCATCAGGACGCAGGATCGAAGCCTGTTCGTTCAGGTTCTCGCCAAAGGAATGTCGGGCGCCGCCGATCTGGACAAAAACGGGTGGCTGATGGCCTCGGAACTGGGGCGCTATACAGCCCAGCAGATCCGGGAGCAGTCCAAGGGAACCCAGCACCCGCTCTTCACACAGCTCGAAGGGGACGGCGATACGATTCTGATCGAAGGCCGCAAGGCGGCGTTCAGACTCGGAGGAGAACCGCAGTCGCCGGCCGAGCGGAAACAGGCGGCCAAGCTGCAGTACGAGCAGGCCTTCGCGCTGTTGCAGACCGGAAAGTCGGCGGACGAAGCGTTGGAGCGGCTCAACCGCGCGGTGGAATATGATCCCGAATTCGGCGACGCCTATGTATTGAAGAGCTACGTGCAACTCGAGGTCCTGCCCGACCTCGACGAGGCCTTGGCGGCCGGCAAACTGGCCGTGCAGCATGCCCCGAAGAATCCGGACTCGCACTACACGCTGGGGCTGATCTATGAAAAGCGGGGACAGTATCCGGAAGCCGAGCGGGCCATGCTGGACGCCCTCGCGGTCAACCCGACCTACGTAGATGTCTATTTTTCGCTCGGGGTCCTGTATGAGGATGAATTGAAGAACAACCAGAAGGCCGTCGAGGCGTTTCAGCGGTATTTGGAACTCGGCGGCAACCACGTGCGGGCCCGCGAGGCCGTCGCGCGTGGCAACCAATCCGTACCGGCAAGACCTTAG